A DNA window from Streptococcus mutans contains the following coding sequences:
- a CDS encoding CPBP family intramembrane glutamic endopeptidase, which produces MKTILKKTAAVIAIVGLFIVSQLPSIVMALWQRNQHQLELWQSIVILILQLMVLIGFYILARKRKLISSGIKYWLSWKTLGIASLGFVALFIVKIIAGIILTYEGKTTTNNQETITQMFNNSSLLLMFMFIVIIAPLTEEIIFRGLIPQLFSKRFEGLGFGLGALLFGLLHGPSDIGSFVLYVGMGTILAFICYKLKHLEYSIWTHALNNSLGFLLLLFK; this is translated from the coding sequence ATGAAAACAATTTTAAAGAAAACGGCAGCAGTTATTGCTATTGTTGGTTTGTTTATTGTTAGTCAACTGCCAAGTATTGTGATGGCACTTTGGCAGAGAAATCAACATCAGTTAGAATTATGGCAATCCATTGTTATTTTGATTTTGCAACTAATGGTTCTTATTGGCTTTTATATTTTGGCTAGAAAGAGAAAGTTAATTAGTTCGGGAATCAAGTATTGGTTGAGTTGGAAAACATTGGGAATTGCTTCTTTGGGTTTTGTTGCTCTCTTTATTGTCAAAATTATTGCTGGCATCATTTTGACTTATGAAGGAAAAACAACAACCAATAATCAAGAGACAATCACTCAAATGTTTAACAATTCATCGTTATTGCTGATGTTCATGTTTATTGTTATTATCGCTCCTTTAACAGAAGAAATTATCTTTAGGGGACTTATTCCTCAACTATTTTCCAAACGTTTTGAAGGACTTGGTTTTGGACTTGGAGCTTTGCTTTTTGGTTTACTTCATGGTCCAAGTGATATTGGTAGTTTTGTTCTTTATGTGGGAATGGGTACTATTTTAGCTTTTATTTGTTATAAACTTAAACATTTGGAATACAGTATTTGGACTCATGCACTTAACAATAGTCTCGGTTTTCTGCTATTATTATTTAAATAA
- the proC gene encoding pyrroline-5-carboxylate reductase, with protein sequence MKIGFIGVGKMASAIITGLKKTDFELIISDSSLKAGQDKAEALGVAVAQSHQELVDEVDLLVLGVKPQVLASVLNPLILTKPILSMAAGTSLEYLDKLSQADLPIIRIMPNLNAKILQSSTAICRNDKVSDQLFEIAKQITDSFGTTFEIAEKDFDTFTALAGSSPAYIALFIEAMSKAGLKHGFPKDLAFKIVSQTVLATTSNLIQGQEKPNDLIDKVSSPGGTTIAGLLDLEKTGFTVSTISAIDATIDKSKNM encoded by the coding sequence ATGAAAATTGGATTTATTGGTGTTGGTAAAATGGCCAGCGCTATTATTACTGGACTCAAAAAAACCGATTTTGAATTAATCATATCAGATAGCAGTTTGAAAGCCGGTCAAGACAAAGCAGAAGCACTTGGAGTTGCTGTTGCTCAATCTCATCAAGAATTGGTTGACGAGGTTGATTTACTTGTATTGGGTGTTAAACCACAAGTTCTTGCTTCTGTTTTGAATCCTTTAATATTAACAAAACCGATTTTATCCATGGCAGCCGGTACTTCATTAGAATATCTGGATAAATTAAGTCAGGCTGATTTACCGATTATCCGCATTATGCCTAATCTTAATGCTAAGATTCTTCAAAGTAGCACTGCTATCTGCCGAAATGATAAAGTTTCTGATCAGCTTTTTGAAATTGCCAAACAGATTACGGACTCATTTGGAACAACTTTTGAAATCGCTGAAAAAGATTTTGATACTTTCACCGCACTTGCAGGGTCCAGTCCTGCTTATATTGCACTCTTTATTGAAGCTATGTCAAAAGCAGGATTGAAACACGGATTTCCCAAAGATTTAGCTTTTAAGATTGTCAGTCAAACTGTTCTAGCAACTACGAGCAATCTCATCCAAGGGCAAGAGAAGCCAAACGATCTTATTGATAAGGTATCCAGTCCCGGTGGGACAACTATCGCTGGACTTCTTGATCTAGAAAAAACCGGCTTTACAGTCAGTACCATTTCAGCCATTGATGCGACAATTGACAAATCAAAAAACATGTAA
- the pepA gene encoding glutamyl aminopeptidase — protein MTELFDKIKEITELDGIAGYEHKIRDFLGQKMTPFVDEVETDGLGGLFGIKHSKLERAPRVMVAAHMDEVGFMVSDIKEDGTLRAVAIGGWNPLVISSQRFTLYTRTEQAIPVISGSVPPHFLRGNNGGASLPKVEDIVFDGGFADKTEAESFGITPGDIIIPKSEAILTANQKNVISKAWDNRYGVLMVTELLQSLKNEQLDNTLIAGANVQEEVGLRGAQVSTTKFKPDIFLAVDCSPAGDVYDNQGKIGEGTLIRFYDPGHVMLKDMRDFLLTTAQEAGVKYQYYCAKGGTDAGAAHLKNGGIPSTTIGVCARYIHSHQTLYAMDDFLQAQAFLQTIVKKLNRSTVDLIKNY, from the coding sequence ATGACGGAATTATTTGACAAAATCAAAGAAATCACCGAACTTGATGGCATTGCCGGTTATGAGCACAAGATCCGTGACTTTTTAGGCCAAAAAATGACGCCTTTCGTTGATGAAGTTGAAACGGACGGTCTTGGTGGCCTTTTTGGCATCAAACATAGTAAGTTGGAAAGGGCTCCTCGTGTCATGGTCGCTGCTCACATGGATGAAGTTGGTTTTATGGTCAGCGATATTAAAGAAGATGGCACTTTGCGCGCGGTGGCTATCGGTGGCTGGAATCCTCTGGTTATTAGTTCACAACGCTTCACCCTTTATACACGCACTGAACAGGCGATTCCTGTTATTTCAGGTTCTGTCCCACCACATTTTCTACGTGGTAATAACGGCGGAGCTTCTTTACCCAAGGTCGAAGATATTGTTTTTGATGGCGGTTTTGCTGATAAAACAGAAGCTGAAAGCTTTGGCATAACCCCAGGTGATATCATTATTCCTAAATCAGAAGCTATTCTGACGGCTAATCAAAAGAATGTCATTTCCAAGGCTTGGGATAATCGTTACGGTGTTCTCATGGTTACAGAACTTCTTCAAAGCCTAAAAAATGAACAGCTAGACAATACCCTCATTGCTGGTGCTAATGTTCAAGAAGAAGTCGGTCTTCGTGGTGCTCAGGTTTCAACAACCAAATTCAAGCCAGATATTTTTCTGGCAGTTGACTGCTCACCTGCTGGTGATGTCTATGACAATCAAGGTAAAATTGGTGAGGGCACTCTCATTCGCTTTTACGATCCGGGTCATGTCATGCTTAAAGACATGCGTGACTTTTTGTTGACTACTGCCCAAGAAGCTGGTGTCAAATACCAATACTATTGTGCTAAAGGGGGTACAGATGCTGGTGCTGCTCACCTCAAAAATGGCGGAATTCCTTCAACAACAATTGGCGTTTGTGCTCGTTATATTCACTCTCACCAAACACTCTATGCAATGGATGATTTCTTACAGGCTCAAGCTTTTCTGCAAACTATTGTGAAAAAACTTAATCGCTCTACAGTTGATTTAATCAAAAACTATTAG
- a CDS encoding DUF4651 domain-containing protein, translated as MESKNFKLASSACLIGIGGAVLLGTVVKKQLEERKRERIKAELRQFFNQLGEIAVLYVNEFESNKDTIRGGLVMNDETIYLFTYENGQISYEEDKRDCSKNV; from the coding sequence ATGGAAAGTAAAAACTTCAAACTTGCTTCAAGTGCTTGTCTTATAGGAATAGGCGGAGCAGTTTTGCTTGGAACGGTTGTAAAAAAACAATTGGAAGAAAGAAAGCGTGAACGTATTAAGGCAGAGCTTCGCCAGTTTTTTAATCAGTTGGGTGAGATTGCTGTCCTCTACGTCAATGAATTTGAATCTAACAAAGATACGATACGAGGTGGTCTTGTCATGAATGATGAGACTATCTATCTTTTTACTTATGAGAATGGTCAGATAAGTTATGAGGAGGATAAACGTGATTGTTCCAAAAACGTATGA
- a CDS encoding thioredoxin family protein has translation MIVPKTYEELAAYLEKPDKLVLFFTADWCSDCQFIYPAMPKIELANPDFLFLRVDRDNFMEIAQRWHIFGIPSFVVVENGKEIGRLVNKSRKTQAEINSFLAELTEEKL, from the coding sequence GTGATTGTTCCAAAAACGTATGAAGAATTGGCCGCTTATCTTGAAAAGCCTGACAAGCTTGTCCTTTTCTTTACAGCAGATTGGTGCTCTGATTGTCAATTTATCTACCCAGCCATGCCTAAAATTGAGCTGGCAAATCCAGACTTTCTTTTTCTTCGTGTAGACCGTGATAATTTCATGGAAATCGCGCAACGCTGGCATATTTTTGGTATTCCAAGTTTTGTTGTCGTAGAAAATGGTAAAGAAATTGGCCGTTTAGTCAATAAATCACGTAAAACACAAGCAGAGATTAACAGCTTTTTGGCTGAATTAACAGAGGAGAAATTATGA
- the ytpR gene encoding YtpR family tRNA-binding protein, producing the protein MIFTYSKEHVGDVLMVIVKDSKGAKLNCERKGKVTRIFLEKNKETVAWNIFAVSNLLDLNGNGQVFLTDEELAVLNAELAKEGFEEKLENDAAAKFVVGEIVEMVAHPDSDHLNICQVKIAEDKTVQIVAGAPNARVGLKTIVALPGAMMPSGGLIFPGNLRGEKSFGMLCSPRELALPKAPQKRGIIELSTDAVIGQAFDAGKHWKG; encoded by the coding sequence ATGATTTTTACATATAGTAAAGAACACGTTGGAGATGTTCTTATGGTTATTGTTAAAGATAGTAAGGGCGCCAAGTTAAACTGTGAACGCAAGGGTAAGGTGACTCGTATTTTTCTTGAAAAAAATAAGGAGACAGTGGCTTGGAATATTTTTGCGGTATCAAATTTGCTTGATCTTAATGGCAATGGACAGGTATTTTTGACAGATGAAGAGCTGGCGGTTTTAAATGCTGAACTTGCCAAAGAAGGTTTTGAAGAAAAATTAGAAAATGATGCCGCAGCTAAGTTTGTTGTTGGTGAAATTGTAGAAATGGTTGCTCATCCAGATAGTGATCATCTTAATATTTGTCAAGTTAAGATTGCTGAGGACAAGACTGTCCAAATTGTTGCTGGTGCACCAAATGCCAGAGTAGGATTGAAAACCATTGTTGCTCTGCCAGGTGCCATGATGCCAAGCGGTGGTCTCATTTTTCCAGGCAACTTACGTGGCGAAAAGAGCTTTGGCATGTTGTGTTCTCCTCGCGAGTTAGCTTTGCCTAAAGCTCCTCAAAAGCGTGGAATTATTGAATTAAGTACAGATGCTGTTATAGGCCAAGCTTTTGATGCTGGGAAACATTGGAAAGGGTGA
- a CDS encoding MarR family winged helix-turn-helix transcriptional regulator, with product MIILKLEDSWGFQISKIAQEMDSQFSKKLTKYDIGSREYGILLTIHQYALLTQLKIGELNKVDRTTIGQLVDLLERKDFVARQKNPKDRRQNLLVLTKTGRSLVEEMWQEMKEIEKDVLKHLSAKQKETLLTMVKAIRKGELN from the coding sequence GTGATTATATTGAAATTAGAAGATTCTTGGGGATTTCAGATTAGTAAGATTGCTCAAGAGATGGACAGTCAATTTTCGAAGAAGCTAACAAAATATGATATCGGTTCCAGAGAATACGGTATTTTGTTGACAATTCATCAATATGCACTGTTAACACAGCTTAAGATTGGTGAACTGAACAAGGTTGATCGTACGACAATTGGGCAGCTTGTTGATTTATTAGAAAGAAAAGACTTTGTGGCGAGACAAAAGAATCCAAAAGATAGACGACAAAATTTACTAGTTTTAACTAAAACAGGGCGATCTTTGGTTGAAGAAATGTGGCAGGAAATGAAAGAGATAGAAAAAGACGTTCTTAAGCATTTGTCTGCTAAACAAAAAGAAACGCTTTTAACGATGGTAAAAGCAATTAGGAAAGGAGAGTTGAACTGA
- a CDS encoding rhodanese-like domain-containing protein has product MDKLAFLEMYLDLYRNYFTVLEAMKAENPEIVVLDIRNAPSQIKKEQIKGAKVMPAKDLANHLTELDKNKTYIVYDWNGGSVLGKHALFILLKAGFKAYELAGAFEGWKGMHLPTEKC; this is encoded by the coding sequence ATGGATAAACTTGCATTTTTAGAAATGTATCTTGATTTATATAGGAATTATTTTACAGTTTTGGAGGCCATGAAAGCAGAAAATCCGGAAATTGTGGTGTTAGATATTAGAAATGCTCCATCACAGATTAAGAAAGAGCAAATTAAAGGAGCAAAGGTTATGCCAGCTAAGGACTTAGCTAATCATTTGACAGAGCTTGATAAAAATAAAACCTATATTGTCTACGATTGGAATGGCGGCAGTGTTTTAGGTAAGCACGCCTTATTTATTCTTTTGAAGGCAGGATTTAAAGCATATGAATTAGCAGGAGCTTTTGAAGGATGGAAAGGCATGCATTTGCCAACAGAAAAATGCTGA
- a CDS encoding single-stranded DNA-binding protein, producing the protein MYNKVILIGRLVATPEMVKTPKDKSVTRVTLAVNRRFKSQDGEKQADFVNVVLWGRLAETIASYGSKGSLISLDGELRTRKYEKDGVTHFVTEVLGHSFQLLESRAQRAMRENNSENDLADLVLEEEELPF; encoded by the coding sequence ATGTATAATAAAGTTATTTTGATTGGTCGTTTAGTTGCGACACCTGAAATGGTAAAAACACCAAAGGATAAGTCTGTTACGCGCGTGACACTGGCTGTCAATCGGCGATTTAAAAGTCAAGATGGGGAAAAGCAGGCTGATTTTGTCAATGTTGTTCTTTGGGGCAGATTGGCAGAAACAATAGCTTCCTATGGTAGTAAGGGAAGTCTCATCTCTCTTGATGGAGAATTGCGTACCCGTAAATATGAAAAAGATGGCGTCACTCATTTTGTGACTGAAGTTTTGGGACACTCCTTTCAATTACTGGAAAGTCGTGCTCAACGTGCTATGCGTGAAAATAATTCTGAAAATGATTTGGCCGATTTGGTTCTGGAAGAGGAGGAACTCCCTTTTTAA
- a CDS encoding sugar ABC transporter substrate-binding protein, whose translation MKIQSLVKSLACLFVVLIISSLFFYYKEEPVFPRQTKIGATYMTMNNDFYKYLNAEVEKNVNEQHDLLYTRDPALSIKKQVEQIRFFIKERVDVIIINPVDGNSKLLINSLKRARKQGIKVIAVDSQFKDNSAINTTIVSDNYKAGVLCAQEMIRKQKGAKILLLEHRNALSATSRIQGFLDTIKTHKDYQVVARIDSLGQTEIAMPKVKKLIENGLTFDTVMALNDRAAIGALAAVKGEKLPTNPYIYGIDGSPDMKNLLSATSEVQATVAQSPYTMGQEVTKASLKLSKNQTYPKRIVVPVELITKKTIGKYDLTGWQ comes from the coding sequence ATGAAAATACAGAGTTTAGTGAAGTCTCTAGCCTGCCTTTTTGTTGTGCTAATTATTTCAAGTCTGTTTTTTTATTATAAAGAGGAACCTGTTTTTCCAAGGCAAACTAAGATTGGTGCTACTTATATGACAATGAATAATGATTTTTATAAGTATCTCAATGCTGAAGTGGAAAAAAATGTTAATGAGCAACACGATTTACTTTATACGCGGGATCCGGCTCTTAGTATTAAAAAACAGGTTGAACAAATTCGGTTTTTTATTAAGGAGAGAGTTGATGTTATCATTATTAATCCAGTTGATGGTAATAGCAAACTCTTGATTAATAGTCTTAAAAGAGCTAGAAAGCAAGGTATTAAAGTTATTGCAGTAGATAGTCAGTTTAAAGATAATTCTGCTATTAACACGACCATTGTCTCAGATAATTATAAGGCGGGTGTACTGTGTGCTCAAGAAATGATACGAAAACAAAAAGGTGCTAAAATTCTTCTTTTAGAGCATCGTAATGCTTTATCTGCTACAAGTAGGATACAAGGCTTTCTTGATACCATTAAAACGCATAAGGACTATCAGGTTGTTGCACGAATTGATAGTTTAGGACAGACAGAAATTGCCATGCCTAAAGTAAAAAAACTTATTGAAAATGGTTTAACATTTGATACTGTCATGGCGCTCAATGATAGAGCAGCCATAGGTGCTTTAGCAGCAGTAAAAGGTGAAAAATTACCAACTAATCCTTATATTTATGGTATTGATGGTTCACCAGATATGAAAAATCTGCTTTCAGCCACTTCAGAAGTGCAAGCAACGGTAGCTCAATCACCTTATACTATGGGACAGGAAGTTACAAAGGCAAGTCTTAAATTATCTAAGAATCAGACTTATCCTAAGAGAATTGTTGTGCCCGTTGAATTAATAACAAAGAAAACAATCGGGAAGTATGATTTAACAGGGTGGCAGTGA
- a CDS encoding sensor histidine kinase, producing the protein MNSYKYLKYSQYAKQALIFINFLAVTYYVFVYLFASKYIVAKNLSHVLLDKLDIVPIAPENIFFTTLFFFAIFLIVMFYRESILNKKEEINDWLIVAEIVLMILTFISLQFSYNGLFLLVFADIFYSYANFYNVKEQKYWLLFIILGFSMLLISNFDLLSLVMRLPSLDVYISFFPSGSRLIVMFIKNFLYSLNIIVFLISLVAYIMYSVAENHKIEEELRMAARANIELNDYVSLAEKIAEDKERKRIAREIHDTLGHALTGISAGIDAVTVLVDFDPNHAKSQLKNVSDVVREGIQDVRRSLEKMRPGALEKGSLKEALLKMIADYEKLSKLQVSLHYDWDNIDLDITKEDIIFRVIQETITNSLRHGHARHVSIDMLNEDFYIIKIKDDGIGCEDFKLGYGLTQMQERLAIIGGYADFESDDGFQTMVRIPKKKGEE; encoded by the coding sequence ATGAATAGTTATAAGTATTTAAAATACAGTCAATATGCTAAGCAGGCTTTAATTTTTATTAATTTTTTGGCAGTTACTTATTATGTTTTTGTTTATCTTTTTGCTAGCAAATATATTGTGGCTAAAAATTTAAGTCATGTTCTTTTGGATAAACTAGATATTGTCCCTATAGCCCCTGAAAATATCTTTTTTACAACACTCTTCTTTTTTGCCATCTTTCTCATTGTCATGTTTTATAGAGAAAGTATTCTTAATAAAAAGGAAGAGATTAATGATTGGTTGATTGTTGCAGAAATTGTCTTAATGATTCTTACCTTTATTTCCTTGCAATTTTCTTACAATGGGCTGTTCCTCCTCGTTTTTGCAGATATTTTTTATAGTTATGCTAATTTTTATAATGTTAAGGAGCAAAAATATTGGCTTCTTTTCATCATTCTAGGCTTTAGTATGCTTTTGATCTCAAATTTCGATCTTTTATCTCTGGTGATGAGACTACCTTCTTTAGATGTTTACATTAGCTTTTTTCCTAGTGGCAGTCGTCTGATTGTTATGTTTATTAAAAACTTTCTTTACTCGCTCAATATCATTGTTTTTCTAATTTCTTTAGTGGCTTATATCATGTATTCAGTAGCTGAAAATCATAAGATAGAAGAAGAGCTGAGGATGGCTGCACGTGCTAATATTGAACTAAATGATTATGTTTCTTTGGCTGAGAAAATCGCTGAGGATAAAGAGCGTAAGAGGATTGCCAGAGAAATTCATGATACCTTGGGGCATGCCTTAACGGGTATTTCAGCAGGAATTGACGCAGTTACTGTGTTAGTTGATTTTGATCCTAATCATGCTAAAAGCCAACTAAAAAATGTGTCAGATGTTGTTAGAGAAGGTATTCAAGATGTTAGAAGGTCTTTAGAAAAAATGAGGCCAGGGGCCCTTGAAAAGGGAAGCCTTAAAGAGGCTTTATTAAAAATGATTGCAGATTATGAAAAATTATCCAAGCTACAGGTCAGTCTGCATTATGATTGGGATAACATTGATTTAGACATTACTAAGGAAGATATTATTTTCCGTGTTATTCAAGAGACTATTACCAATTCCCTTCGACATGGACATGCCCGTCATGTCAGTATCGATATGCTCAATGAGGATTTCTATATTATTAAGATTAAGGACGATGGTATTGGCTGTGAGGATTTTAAATTGGGGTATGGTTTAACACAAATGCAAGAACGGTTAGCTATTATTGGAGGCTATGCGGACTTTGAAAGTGATGATGGTTTTCAAACAATGGTAAGAATACCTAAGAAAAAAGGAGAAGAATAG
- a CDS encoding response regulator transcription factor, translating to MIKVLIADDQELIRESLKIVLSSYKDIEVVDAVDDGFAVLESMKKVQPDLVLMDIRMPKMDGVLCTKAVKENYPNVKVIILTTFDDDDFIFKALQYGASGYILKGISMEDLYQAIVTVNKGNAMINPDVATKVVKLFSQMAQSNSAIQVQGNSVENISKAEWKIIQQIGFGLSNKEIAAKLFLSEGTIRNYLSTILSKLNLRDRTQLAIWAVQTGVTTRHFGDEND from the coding sequence GTGATTAAAGTCTTGATTGCTGATGACCAAGAACTCATCAGAGAATCTTTAAAAATTGTTTTGTCATCCTATAAAGACATTGAAGTTGTTGATGCAGTCGATGACGGTTTTGCGGTTTTAGAGAGTATGAAAAAAGTTCAACCGGACCTTGTTTTGATGGATATCCGCATGCCTAAAATGGATGGCGTTTTATGTACCAAGGCCGTTAAGGAAAATTACCCTAATGTTAAAGTTATTATTTTAACAACCTTTGATGATGATGATTTTATTTTTAAAGCTCTTCAATATGGTGCTTCTGGTTACATTTTAAAGGGGATCTCTATGGAAGATTTATACCAGGCTATTGTAACAGTCAATAAAGGAAATGCCATGATTAATCCAGATGTTGCAACTAAGGTTGTTAAGCTGTTTTCACAAATGGCGCAGTCTAATTCTGCTATTCAAGTACAAGGAAATAGTGTCGAAAATATTTCAAAGGCTGAATGGAAAATTATTCAGCAAATTGGTTTTGGCTTATCAAATAAAGAAATTGCAGCTAAGCTCTTTTTGTCAGAAGGTACTATCCGTAATTACCTGTCGACCATTTTATCTAAATTGAATTTGCGTGATCGAACGCAATTAGCGATTTGGGCAGTCCAAACGGGTGTTACTACTAGACATTTTGGAGATGAAAATGATTAA
- a CDS encoding extracellular solute-binding protein: protein MIKKRLYQYKFHLLVLLVLLGALLTLFLVQSRQKKILRLGVYAGSSWDVPSGKDYQFLDSVIKRFEKAHPNVDVQYETGILKEDYSSWLSKKIVEGKQPDVFMVPENDFNLLASTKTLANLDSYIKKDLKPSLFYHSAYNSGQFERKQFALPFESNPVMMCINNDLLKKEGIELPNSSWTLNDFYSICKKVTKDTDGDGVIDQYGSLGYGWEEALAAYNVKLFNETGTEAYFNTKRVRSALALVTKLKSLNGNYNVTLKDFDEGKVAFYPMTLAQYRTYKPYPYHVAKYSSFSWSCVEMPSQKPNTAKIQINTSLYAMSSKTSQSKLAWEFLKLLCANKKSQQQLFEESQGASVLKSVMNSQASKNLLQNDSFGSKALTVNTLDNMMRKAKTTPKFKSYNTIYEKAGYLITKSLEGNTVENDLSDIQKEIEEELK from the coding sequence ATGATTAAAAAACGGCTTTACCAGTATAAATTTCACCTATTGGTCTTGTTGGTACTTTTAGGAGCCCTGTTAACCTTATTTCTTGTGCAATCGCGGCAAAAGAAAATCTTGAGATTAGGTGTTTATGCTGGCAGTAGCTGGGATGTACCCAGTGGGAAAGATTATCAATTTTTAGATAGTGTCATTAAACGGTTTGAAAAGGCTCATCCAAATGTTGATGTTCAATATGAGACTGGCATTTTAAAAGAAGATTATTCTTCTTGGCTGTCTAAAAAAATTGTTGAGGGAAAGCAACCAGATGTTTTTATGGTTCCTGAAAATGATTTTAATCTTTTAGCTTCAACAAAAACTTTAGCTAATTTAGATAGTTATATTAAAAAAGATTTGAAACCTTCGCTCTTTTATCATTCAGCCTATAATTCAGGTCAATTTGAAAGGAAACAATTTGCCCTTCCCTTTGAAAGCAATCCTGTTATGATGTGCATCAATAATGATCTCTTAAAAAAAGAGGGAATAGAGTTACCAAACTCTTCATGGACCTTAAACGATTTTTATAGTATTTGTAAAAAAGTTACTAAGGATACAGATGGTGATGGTGTTATTGATCAATATGGCAGTCTAGGTTATGGTTGGGAAGAAGCTTTAGCTGCCTACAATGTTAAATTATTTAATGAAACTGGTACAGAGGCTTACTTTAACACCAAAAGAGTTCGTTCGGCTTTAGCATTAGTCACAAAATTAAAGAGCTTAAATGGTAATTATAATGTTACTCTTAAAGATTTTGATGAGGGTAAGGTTGCTTTTTACCCTATGACTCTAGCTCAATATCGTACTTATAAACCCTATCCTTATCATGTTGCAAAATACTCTTCCTTTTCGTGGTCTTGTGTTGAAATGCCTTCACAAAAACCAAATACGGCGAAGATACAAATTAATACATCTTTATATGCTATGTCGTCCAAAACTTCACAGTCTAAATTAGCTTGGGAGTTTCTTAAACTTTTATGTGCCAATAAGAAATCACAACAGCAATTATTTGAAGAATCACAAGGAGCATCTGTTTTAAAATCAGTAATGAACAGTCAAGCAAGTAAGAACCTTTTGCAAAATGATAGCTTTGGTTCAAAAGCTTTGACTGTTAATACCTTGGACAATATGATGCGAAAAGCGAAAACGACTCCTAAATTTAAATCTTATAATACTATTTATGAAAAAGCAGGCTATCTTATTACCAAATCGTTGGAAGGAAATACTGTAGAAAATGATTTATCTGATATTCAAAAAGAAATTGAAGAAGAATTAAAGTAG
- a CDS encoding PTS sugar transporter subunit IIA, with translation MKYLLLVSHGGFAQGLKTSLAMFAEDKVSQVIAVGLENGKSVDDFAETFRQALSNLKDEDSVVVLADIVGGSPLTTACNVLADLGKLDDAIVLGGMNLPMAVNAVVMKDMLEGQDFVTTVLGEAKSALQEFRITSDEEDDDDI, from the coding sequence ATGAAATACCTATTGCTTGTAAGCCATGGCGGTTTTGCGCAGGGCTTGAAGACTTCTTTAGCTATGTTTGCTGAGGATAAAGTAAGTCAAGTTATAGCTGTCGGATTGGAAAATGGTAAATCAGTAGATGATTTTGCGGAAACTTTTAGACAAGCTCTTTCTAATCTAAAGGATGAGGATTCAGTTGTTGTTTTAGCTGATATTGTCGGGGGAAGCCCTTTGACAACAGCTTGCAATGTTTTGGCGGATTTGGGTAAGTTAGATGACGCCATTGTCTTAGGGGGGATGAACTTACCAATGGCAGTCAATGCTGTTGTTATGAAAGATATGCTTGAAGGTCAGGATTTTGTAACCACTGTTTTGGGTGAAGCTAAAAGTGCCTTACAAGAATTTAGGATAACTTCTGATGAAGAAGATGATGATGATATTTAA
- a CDS encoding PTS system mannose/fructose/N-acetylgalactosamine-transporter subunit IIB encodes MTVSFVRIDDRMIHGQTVTRWAKEYPCDGLIAVNDAAAKNKVLIQAYKGASDKKTFVWSKEAFAAKSQKVSDSDSRYFLITKNPIDMKEILVDQGFVPGEVKEIIVGPANDRPGAVKLGNNQSITQEEADAIEAIEKAGYKVKFQLLPDVSIGYWSDFKGKFGY; translated from the coding sequence ATGACTGTATCATTTGTAAGAATTGATGATCGTATGATTCATGGACAAACTGTAACACGTTGGGCGAAAGAATACCCATGCGATGGTTTAATCGCTGTTAATGATGCTGCAGCAAAAAATAAAGTTTTAATTCAGGCTTACAAAGGTGCTTCAGATAAAAAGACTTTTGTTTGGTCTAAAGAAGCCTTTGCTGCTAAATCACAAAAGGTATCGGATTCAGATAGTCGTTACTTTTTAATTACTAAAAATCCGATTGATATGAAAGAAATTTTGGTTGACCAAGGTTTTGTTCCGGGTGAAGTTAAGGAAATTATTGTTGGTCCTGCCAACGACCGCCCCGGAGCTGTTAAGCTTGGTAATAATCAATCTATAACTCAAGAAGAAGCGGATGCTATTGAAGCAATTGAAAAGGCTGGCTATAAAGTTAAATTCCAACTTCTTCCTGATGTTTCAATTGGTTATTGGTCAGATTTCAAAGGTAAATTTGGTTATTAA